A region of Pseudomonas marginalis DNA encodes the following proteins:
- the trmA gene encoding tRNA (uridine(54)-C5)-methyltransferase TrmA, translated as MTFDATRYTAQLQDKVTRLRDLLAPFDAPEPQVFESPLQNFRLRAEFRLWREGGERHYAMFSQDDKRTPILIEEFPIASQRINQLMPQLKAAWQASAALSHKLFQVEFLTTLAGDAMITLCYHRPLDDHWHTAANKLAADLNVSIIGRSKGKRDVIGHDYVVEKLDVGGRTFSYRQPEGAFTQPNGTVNQKMLNWAYEALGDRPDDLLELYCGNGNFTLPLATRVRKVLATEISKTSVNAALSNLDENAVGNVTLVRLSAEELTEALNEVRPFRRLHGIDLKSYEFGSVFVDPPRAGMDPDTCELTRRFDNILYISCNPETLAANIAQLHDTHRITQCAMFDQFPWTHHMESGVLLTRR; from the coding sequence ATGACTTTTGACGCCACACGCTACACCGCTCAACTGCAAGACAAGGTCACGCGCTTGCGTGACCTGTTGGCACCGTTCGACGCACCCGAGCCGCAGGTCTTCGAGTCGCCTCTGCAGAACTTCCGCCTGCGGGCGGAGTTCCGCTTGTGGCGCGAAGGCGGTGAACGCCACTACGCGATGTTTTCCCAGGACGACAAGCGCACGCCGATCCTGATCGAAGAATTCCCCATCGCCAGCCAGCGCATCAACCAGTTGATGCCGCAGCTCAAGGCCGCCTGGCAAGCCAGCGCCGCCCTGAGCCACAAGCTGTTCCAGGTGGAGTTCCTCACCACCCTGGCCGGCGACGCGATGATCACCCTGTGTTATCACCGCCCGCTGGACGATCACTGGCACACCGCGGCGAATAAGCTGGCGGCTGATTTGAATGTGAGCATCATCGGCCGCTCCAAGGGCAAGCGCGATGTGATCGGCCACGACTACGTGGTGGAAAAACTCGACGTCGGCGGCCGCACCTTCAGCTACCGTCAACCCGAAGGCGCGTTCACCCAGCCCAACGGCACGGTGAACCAGAAGATGCTCAACTGGGCATACGAAGCCTTGGGCGATCGCCCGGATGACTTGCTGGAGCTGTATTGCGGCAACGGCAACTTCACCCTGCCCCTGGCCACCCGTGTGCGTAAAGTGCTGGCTACCGAGATCAGCAAGACCTCGGTAAATGCGGCCCTGAGCAACCTCGATGAAAACGCGGTGGGTAACGTCACCCTGGTGCGCCTCTCCGCCGAAGAGCTCACCGAAGCGCTGAACGAAGTGCGCCCATTCCGCCGCCTGCACGGCATCGACCTCAAAAGCTACGAATTCGGTAGCGTGTTCGTCGACCCGCCCCGCGCCGGCATGGACCCGGACACCTGCGAACTGACCCGGCGCTTCGACAACATCCTGTACATCTCCTGTAACCCGGAGACGCTGGCAGCCAATATTGCGCAACTGCATGACACCCACCGCATTACCCAGTGTGCGATGTTTGACCAGTTCCCGTGGACGCACCATATGGAATCCGGGGTGTTATTGACCCGGCGGTAA
- a CDS encoding DUF4160 domain-containing protein — protein MKVGAYKGYVISVFIRGEHCPPHVHVRGKGWDARFRFSFLDGDVELWDVEPERRRPPTAVLKEIREVIMQRHYLARARRIWWEKLQTVCLENHSWNWDTSELVPGLVIRRGVYVIASAWHDALAQRTILNLVRAPDCVGINL, from the coding sequence ATGAAAGTAGGGGCCTACAAGGGATATGTCATCTCGGTGTTTATCAGGGGCGAGCATTGCCCGCCTCATGTGCATGTCAGGGGCAAGGGGTGGGATGCGCGGTTTCGTTTCAGTTTTTTGGATGGGGACGTTGAGTTGTGGGATGTAGAGCCTGAACGGAGGCGGCCACCCACTGCGGTTCTGAAGGAAATACGCGAGGTAATCATGCAGCGACATTATCTGGCACGGGCGCGCAGGATTTGGTGGGAAAAACTGCAAACGGTTTGCCTGGAGAACCATTCCTGGAACTGGGACACCAGTGAATTGGTTCCAGGGTTAGTCATTCGACGTGGTGTCTACGTTATCGCAAGCGCCTGGCACGATGCCTTAGCGCAGCGGACCATTTTGAATCTGGTAAGAGCGCCAGATTGCGTAGGGATTAATTTATGA
- a CDS encoding DUF2442 domain-containing protein has protein sequence MKIVKAKVIPYVPLTDADVDKAIARGRRLKRLYANASNVRYENDCISIGFSDGSRVMLPVAGLPEFEGFSEEDFQQLEVSFGGKAISCEAQDLDVSITGLIATSQPLMDLATSLVASRNGRKSSAAKSAAARANGKKGGRPRKKEPEDAELPPGQ, from the coding sequence ATGAAAATCGTAAAAGCCAAAGTCATACCTTATGTACCTCTCACTGACGCCGACGTCGACAAGGCAATCGCCCGTGGCCGCAGGCTAAAGCGCCTGTACGCCAACGCCAGCAATGTGCGTTACGAAAACGATTGCATCTCCATCGGCTTCAGCGACGGCAGCCGCGTCATGTTGCCGGTGGCCGGCCTGCCGGAGTTCGAAGGGTTTTCAGAGGAAGATTTCCAGCAGTTGGAAGTCAGTTTCGGTGGCAAGGCCATTAGCTGTGAGGCCCAGGATCTGGATGTTTCGATCACGGGCCTGATCGCCACAAGCCAGCCGCTGATGGACCTGGCTACCAGCCTGGTAGCATCACGCAACGGTCGCAAGAGCAGCGCTGCCAAATCCGCCGCCGCCCGCGCCAATGGCAAGAAGGGCGGCCGGCCACGCAAGAAGGAACCTGAGGACGCTGAATTACCGCCGGGTCAATAA